The genomic stretch TCGCCGTCCGGCACCTCGTCGCGGGGCCGGCCCATCAGCTCCAGTCCGCCCATCGCCTCCTCGGCCCGCGCGGCGTCGATGACCTCCAAGGCGAAGCCCATGTGGATCAGCACCCAGTCGCCCGCCGCCGGCGGCGCGTCGAGCATGCCGACGTTCACCCGGCGCTGCGCGCCGACCACGTCGACCAGCGCGAGCTGGCCGGCGTAGCCGGGAACGATCTCCACCACCCGGCCGGGTATGCCCAGGCACATGGTCAGCACCTCCGGATGCCGGCCGGTGCGGCGGCGATCAGGCGGCCCACCAGGGTACGCACGGCCTCGACCGCGGCCGGGACGGCGGCGGCCACCGGCGCGCTCAGCCCGATGCCCTCCCCCACGTCGGCCACCCGGCAGCCGACGACGTAGGTGGCCGGCAGCGTGCCGCCCAGGCGCTCCACGCCGGCCAGCATCGCCACCGGGTTCATCCCGTGCGCGTCGAACTGGCCACTGCCGAGATCGTCCGGGCCGATCTCGAAGACCACCACCTCGCCCGGGGCGCCACCGCCGGGAAGCGCGTCCACCAGCACCAGCGCGTCGCAGGGGTCGAGCAGGTCATGGGCGAGATGCATGCCGCGGATGCCGTAGTCGACGACCCGCACCTCCGGCTCCAGCGCGTTCTGCTTCGCCAGCCGCCGGACGACCTCGGGGCCGAAGCCGTCGTCGCCGAGGAAGAGGTTGCCGATCCCGGCCACCAGCATGCGCGCCGCCATGTCAGGCCTGTCGGTGGGGTCGGTCATTGTGGGTCAGCCTCCGGGTTGAAGGTTGGGTGCGTCCGGGTCCTGCGGCGCCTCCGGCGTCTCGCTCATGGCATGCGCCTCCTCCGGCTCACATCGTGCGGATCTTCAGGTAACGGCGGATGTCCGGTATGGACCGGACCAGCACAACCGCACCGATCACGGCGACGGCCATGGACACGGCGGTGGTGATGACACCCAGGGTCTTCACGATCGATACTCCTCTCCAGGAGCCGGCCCGGCCACCGGCTGCAACTCGTCAGGGGCGAAGTAGAAGTAGCGGCCGTACCAGTCGTGCAGGTCGGCAGCCGGATCGTCGACGAGCACAACCGCCACATGCACGTTGTCGTCGAAGTCGGTGACCACCTTGGCGACCCGGGCGATCTGATCGGCGAAGAACAGATCCTGGGCGTCGGCGCGCCGGGACGGGTGGACCCGGACGAGGCTGCCCTTGGCCACCCGAACGCCGGCGATGACGACCGCATCGAGGTCCGGTTCGACCGCGACGTCTTCGCGGATGTCTCGCCGGGCGCCGTGCAGGCGCAGCAGGTCGGCGGCTGACATCGCATCGCACCGGTCCACAATGGCCTGTGCCCGCGGATCGGTGGCCCGTGCCTGGGCCTTCTCCGCCTCGGTCATGGTCATCACGCGCAGGGTCAGGATCTCGTCGATCTCCGTGGAGTCGAACAACTGCCCCGGACTCTGCTCGGCCACCTCCGGGTGGTCGTACAGGATGATCGGCGCGCCGAGCACCACCGTCCGGGTGCCGGGCGGTCCGGCCAGGACCGGCCAGCAGCGACGCTGCCGGCACCGGGCGGCGGCCGCGGCGGCCTCCGGCGGCGGCTCCAGCAGCGACACGAATGCCACGCCCTGAGCCTCCACCAGCAGGTGGGCGCCGACCAGCGAGCGACGGATGGCGCTGTCCTTGCCGGTCACCGTGCCGGGGTGCTCGTTGGCGACCGCCACGGTCAGCCGGAGCAGGCCGTCGTCCGGCTCCACCGTGGTACGCACCCGCGCGGTCAGCGGCCATCGGCGCCGCACGATCCGGCCGGCCGGCCCGCCACCTGGCCCGGCGATCGGTTCGATCTCCTCACCGCCGGGCACGTCGACCGGGAACTCCGCCGGACCGGTCAGCGGCAGGTCCGGCCGGCTGATCTCCCGCTCCACCGCCTCGTCCCAGCTGAGCAGCGTGGCGCCGGCGACGGTCAGGGCGTCCACCGGCCGGTACGACCCGTCCGGTTCCAGCCGCTGCACCTCGCGTGCCTGCACCTGCAGGAAGCGCAACCGGACGGTGACCCGGCCGGTGCCCTCGCCGGGAGCCACCAGGCACTGCATGGCCATGTCCGGTGGCTCGCCGAAGGCCTGCGCCGCGGCAGCCGGCGGGCCCAGCACGCCGAACTGCCACCGGGATCGGTTCTTCGCCGCGCCGGCCCGGTACGGGTACAGCAGATACCCCTCGTAGAGCACCGCGTCGGCGACGGCGCGCACCGCGTCGGTGGTCATCGGGCCGGCCCGTCCGCGGCGGTCAGGAGCTTCTGCATCGTCTCGTCCCAGCTGACCAGGCCGTGCCGGGCCCGATAGGCGGCCAGCTCGGTCAGCACGTCCGAGCCGATCCGCAGCCAGCCGGTGTTCGGGTAGTACGACTCGATCATCTGTCGCCACACCGCCACCGGCAGGCTGTGCCGGGCCTCGCACGACCACGGGATCTGCTCCACCCCGAAGCCGGTGCTGCCGCGGGTGAACACCGTGCCGGAGAAGAGGAAGGTCAGCGGCACATCGCCGGCGTCGAGCGCGTGCAGGTAGCGGCTGCCGATGACCTCGAGGTCGTACGTGCACGGCAGCGCGAGGTCGGCCTCGGTGCGGCCGGTGAAGCCCTGCACCGTGGTGTGGCACTGCATCCACTGGAACGGCTTGACAGTGTCCGCCCACCGCTCCCGCTCGCCGAACAGCCCACGAAGCCGCTCCTCCTCGGCCGGGTCGTATCGGCGACGCTGCGGTTCGATACGCACCTGGCAGCGCAGCGTGATGGCGTGGATTCGCTGGCCGGTGGTCTCCTCGATCCCCAGCCGCGCGGTCAGTTGGGGTGCCATCGCGTACGGCTCGGCGGCTACGTCGAGCACAGCGAACCGGTAGTCGCTCATGCCGCACCGGCCGGCGGAGCGGGCCGGCTGAGCGCCCGCACCCGATCGAAGAACTCGTCCATGGCGTCCTGTGCCTCGCGTCCGCCGTCGAAACCACGCCACCGGGCGCGGAGCCGTCCGACGAGTTCGTAACACGCGTCGATGGGCACCAGGTGGCACACCGTGTCCGTCGCCGGGCCCGGCCGGGCCGGCCGGCGGACCAGCACCGCCTCCACGTCCGGCCGCAGCACCGCCAGCTCCGGGGTACGCGCTACGATCCGGTCCCAGGCGGCCAGCGGCAGCTCCGACTCGGTGGCCCCGGCCGGGCCGGGATAGAGCGCGACCATCCGGTCCTGCACGGAGTTGCGGAAGAGGAAGGCCAGTCCGACCGGGATCTGCAACTCGTCCCAGGCCCGCTCGTCGAAGGCGGAACCGGGGAAGGACAGGTAGCGGTCCGGCACGGCCCGGTAGTGCAGCACCGCATGCTCGTCGGTGAACAGCAGAGAGCAGGGCCGGCACGCGCACATCAGCGCCCGGCTCTGCAGGTCGACCACGTGCCGGTGGTCGTCGCCGATGACGGCCGAGCACATGTCGCAGTGCTCGGCGGCCGCCGCGGCCGGCCGGCTGCGGGCAATCCGCCGCAGCGCGGACAACGGCGCGCCGGACCGCGGAGCAGTCATGTCGCCACCTTCCGGTCCCCGCCGACCCGGGTGAACAGGGCGGACACCGGGATCACCGCCGCGGCGGCCAGTGCGTCGTCGACCTCGACGGCGGTCACCTCCGGCGCCGCGGCCTCGATCGCCGCCTCGACCGCGGAACGGTGCGCGGCCGACGAAGACCCGCAGCCGGCCGGCATCCGCAACCGGACCACCCCGTCCGCGGTGATCTCCAGCAGGTCCACGTCGTGGCCGGCGAGCGCCCGCTCGATCCGGGTCTGCGCGTCGTACGGATGCAGGCCGTGCACCAGCAGCAGGCCGGACACCAGGTCGTCGTCGGCGACCGCGTCGAGCGCCTCGTCGGTCAGCGCGCCGTGCTCGTGCAGCACCTCGAGCAGCCGTTCCAGCCCGGCGCCGTACAGGTCGGCCACCAGGCGCACCAGTTCCTCGGCCCGGTGGCGGGCGGCCGGACCGGCGGACGCGCTGGCGGCGATGAGCGATTCGATGCGTTCCCCGGCCGCCTGCCAATCCTGTTCCGGCACCGGTCACTCGCCTCCGGCCGACTGCGTCGGCGAGTGCAGGAGCTCCAGCTTCTTGCCGCCGCCGAGATACATGTGCACGCCGCAGGGCAGACACGGGTCGAAGCTGCGCACCGTACGCATGATGTCGATGCCCTTGAAGTTGTCCCGGTCGTTCTCCTCGAAGATCGGCTGCCCCTGCACCGCGTCCTCGTACGGCCCGGGGGTGCCGTAGCTGTCGCGCGGGTTGGCGTTCCACGGCGTCGGCGGGTACGGGTGATAGTTCGCGATCTTGCCGTCACGGATCACCATGTGATGCGAGAGAACGCCACGGACCGCCTCGGTGAAGCCGCAACCGATGCCCTCGTCCGGCACCTCGAACGGCTCCCAGGTCTTGGTGCGGCCGGCCCGGATTTCCACCAGCGCCTTCTCCGCGAAGTGCAGGGCGCAGGCGGCGGCGTACGCCTGGAAGTAGGTGCGGGCCCGGTTGCGCTCGATGGTGTTGCTCCAGCGCGGGATCGTCCACTCCAGCTCCACCGGGCCCTTGAGCGCGGTCTTCGGCAGGTTGATCCGCACCGAGCTGCCGGTGGCCTGCACATAGCCGATGTCGACCAGGCCGGCCAGCGCGGTCACCCAGAGCCGGGCCAGCGGGCCGCCGCCGGTGTCCAGCGCGAGGTAGTCCTTGCCGTCGTACCAGCGCGGGGACATCACCCAGCTGTACTTGTCGTCCAGGTCGCGCTTCTGCGGCTTCGGGTTGGTGTGCTGATTCCACGGATGCCGCCGGTCCACCGGGTTGCCCAGCGGGTCGTGGGTCACGAACATCTCCTGGTCCGTCCAGTCGTCGTAGTAGGACGAGCCGAGCAGGATCCGGATGCCCAGGTTGATCTTCACGAGGTCGGTGGTGATGAGTTTGCCGTCCACGACGATGCCCGGGGTGACGTACATCTTGCGGCCCCAGTCGGTCATGTCGGCGTACGAGAAGTTGCAGTGCTCCGGGTCCTGGAACGAGCCCCAGCAGCCGAGCAGGACGCGCCGGTTGCCGACCTGCTCGTAGCCGGGCAGCGCCTGGTAGAAGAAGTCGAACAGGTCGTCGTGCATCGGCACGACCCTCTTCATGAACTCCACGTACCGCATCAGCCGGCTGAGGTAGTCGGTCATCAGCTGGATGGTCGCGACCGTGCCGACGCCGCCCGGATACAGCGTGGAGGGGTGCACGTGGCGGCCCTCCATCAGGCAGAACATCTCCCGCGTCATGCGGCTGACCTGCAGCGCCTCGCGGTAGAACTCACCGGTGAACGGGTTCAGCGACCGCATGATGTCGCCGATGGTGCGGTAGCCGTGGTCGCCGGCGTGCGGCGCCTCGGTCCGGTTCGCCTGCTCGAGCACGCCCGGGTTGGTTTCGGCGACCATCTTCTCGCAGTAGTCCACCCCGACGAGGTTCTCCTGGAAGATGTTGTGGTCGAACATGTACTCGGCCGCCTCGCCGAGGTTGACGATCCACTCCCCCAGGTGCGGCGGCTTCACCCCGTACGCCATGTTCTGCGTGTAGCAGGAACAGGTGGCGTGGTTGTCGCCGCAGATGCCGCAGATCCGGCTGGTGATGAAGTGGGCGTCACGGGGATCCTTGCCCTTCATGAAGATCGAGTAGCCACGGAAGATCGAGCTGGTGCTCTTGCACTCCGCGACGATCCGCTGCTTGAAGTCGATCTTCGTGTAGATCCCCAGGCTGCCGACGATACGGGTGATCGGGTCCCATGCCATCTCCACGAGATCGGCCATCCCAGCGTCTCCTTCCGATCACCAGGTGCGGGTGGCACCGGTGGTCAGCTTCCGGCCCGGCTTGCGCCACTTGGGCTCGCGGTCGAGGGTGTGCGTGGTGATGCTGCGCAGCCGGCGGATCGCCGGCCCGTACAGCCCGACCGCGCTGGTGGAGAGGCGGCCGCCGGGCGGCTCGTCCATGAACGGCATGAACTTGTCCGGGAAGCCGGGCATGGTGCAGCCGATGCAGATGCCGCCGACGTTCGGGCACCCGCCGATCCCGTTCATCCAGCCCCGTTTGGGCACGTTGCACTTCACCACCGGGCCCCAGCAGCCGAGCTTGACGATGCACTTCGGCGACCCGTACTCGTCTGCGAAGTCGGCCTGCTCGTAGTAGCCGGCACGGTCGCAGCCCTCGTGCACGGTCTGCCCGAACAACCAGGTCGGCCGCAACGCCTCGTCCAGCGGGATCATCGGCGCCTGACCGGTGGCCATGTAGAGCAGGTAGGTCAGGGTCTCGGAGAGGTTGTCCGGCTGGATCGGGCAGCCCGGCACACAGACGATCGGGATGCCGGCCTTGGACTTCCACTCCCAGCCCAGGTAATCGGGCACGCCCATGGCGCCGGTCGGGTTGCCGGCCATGGCGTGGATGCCGCCGTATGTCGCGCAGGTGCCCACGGCGACCACCGCGGTCGCCTTCGGCACCAGCCGGTCCAGCCACT from Paractinoplanes brasiliensis encodes the following:
- a CDS encoding DUF6084 family protein translates to MSDYRFAVLDVAAEPYAMAPQLTARLGIEETTGQRIHAITLRCQVRIEPQRRRYDPAEEERLRGLFGERERWADTVKPFQWMQCHTTVQGFTGRTEADLALPCTYDLEVIGSRYLHALDAGDVPLTFLFSGTVFTRGSTGFGVEQIPWSCEARHSLPVAVWRQMIESYYPNTGWLRIGSDVLTELAAYRARHGLVSWDETMQKLLTAADGPAR
- a CDS encoding DUF5947 family protein; translation: MTAPRSGAPLSALRRIARSRPAAAAAEHCDMCSAVIGDDHRHVVDLQSRALMCACRPCSLLFTDEHAVLHYRAVPDRYLSFPGSAFDERAWDELQIPVGLAFLFRNSVQDRMVALYPGPAGATESELPLAAWDRIVARTPELAVLRPDVEAVLVRRPARPGPATDTVCHLVPIDACYELVGRLRARWRGFDGGREAQDAMDEFFDRVRALSRPAPPAGAA
- a CDS encoding nickel-dependent hydrogenase large subunit gives rise to the protein MADLVEMAWDPITRIVGSLGIYTKIDFKQRIVAECKSTSSIFRGYSIFMKGKDPRDAHFITSRICGICGDNHATCSCYTQNMAYGVKPPHLGEWIVNLGEAAEYMFDHNIFQENLVGVDYCEKMVAETNPGVLEQANRTEAPHAGDHGYRTIGDIMRSLNPFTGEFYREALQVSRMTREMFCLMEGRHVHPSTLYPGGVGTVATIQLMTDYLSRLMRYVEFMKRVVPMHDDLFDFFYQALPGYEQVGNRRVLLGCWGSFQDPEHCNFSYADMTDWGRKMYVTPGIVVDGKLITTDLVKINLGIRILLGSSYYDDWTDQEMFVTHDPLGNPVDRRHPWNQHTNPKPQKRDLDDKYSWVMSPRWYDGKDYLALDTGGGPLARLWVTALAGLVDIGYVQATGSSVRINLPKTALKGPVELEWTIPRWSNTIERNRARTYFQAYAAACALHFAEKALVEIRAGRTKTWEPFEVPDEGIGCGFTEAVRGVLSHHMVIRDGKIANYHPYPPTPWNANPRDSYGTPGPYEDAVQGQPIFEENDRDNFKGIDIMRTVRSFDPCLPCGVHMYLGGGKKLELLHSPTQSAGGE
- a CDS encoding DUF6893 family small protein; translation: MKTLGVITTAVSMAVAVIGAVVLVRSIPDIRRYLKIRTM
- a CDS encoding NifU family protein; protein product: MPEQDWQAAGERIESLIAASASAGPAARHRAEELVRLVADLYGAGLERLLEVLHEHGALTDEALDAVADDDLVSGLLLVHGLHPYDAQTRIERALAGHDVDLLEITADGVVRLRMPAGCGSSSAAHRSAVEAAIEAAAPEVTAVEVDDALAAAAVIPVSALFTRVGGDRKVAT
- a CDS encoding hydrogenase expression protein HypE translates to MKAADTLIHVLWINAGLSCDGDSVALTAATQPSIEEIALGALPGLPRIAVHWPLIDFECGPNGGADDFLEWFFKADRGELEPFVLVVEGSIPNEKLHDHGYWCGFGNDPATGQPMTTSEWLDRLVPKATAVVAVGTCATYGGIHAMAGNPTGAMGVPDYLGWEWKSKAGIPIVCVPGCPIQPDNLSETLTYLLYMATGQAPMIPLDEALRPTWLFGQTVHEGCDRAGYYEQADFADEYGSPKCIVKLGCWGPVVKCNVPKRGWMNGIGGCPNVGGICIGCTMPGFPDKFMPFMDEPPGGRLSTSAVGLYGPAIRRLRSITTHTLDREPKWRKPGRKLTTGATRTW
- a CDS encoding hydrogenase maturation protease, which codes for MTDPTDRPDMAARMLVAGIGNLFLGDDGFGPEVVRRLAKQNALEPEVRVVDYGIRGMHLAHDLLDPCDALVLVDALPGGGAPGEVVVFEIGPDDLGSGQFDAHGMNPVAMLAGVERLGGTLPATYVVGCRVADVGEGIGLSAPVAAAVPAAVEAVRTLVGRLIAAAPAGIRRC